From the bacterium HR17 genome, the window AGCCGCCTGCCACGCAAACGCACGGGGTTCCGCCACCTTTTGGGCTTCGTTTGGCAACGCCATTTCTAAGGACAAGCGCATCGCGCGCAGCCCTAACGCCAAAGCGTCGTAAAGGGCAACAGCACCTCGCAGCAAAGGTAACCGCCAACAAGACGCCCGCTCTGTCAGTGGCTCGCTGTGCACAGCGATCGCGCCATCAGGGGACCGCACTGCGACAACACAATAGCGCGGGCTGCGGAGCATGACCCCTTCGTAGACCGCCTGCCCACCTAAGGTCAAAGGCAACGGAGACACCACCTTCAAGAAGTCAGGAACGGCGACGGCGCGACCGTGTTTCCGTCTCAGCCGTTTGCGCCGTCCGTTGCTGAGCGATAGACCGACGGCGTTCAAACTTCTCAATGCGCCCCATCGTGTCCACGAACCGTCGTTCCGCCGATTGCCCTTGGTAGTAGGGGTGACAGGCGGAACAAACCTCAACATGGAGCACGGGCTTTGTGGAGCGGGTTTTCCATGTGTTGCCGCAGGCACAAACGACCGTGCACTCCACATATTCAGGGTGAATACCTGCCTTCACGGAGCCTCGCCTCCTTCAGTTCCTGGTGGGTTCCAATGCGCCAACCAAACGGTCAAAAAGCCGATGGTTAAGGCGGTGCCGGCGCTAGCCAAGGTCAACCCGCGTGCGGTGCCAGGCGGAAGAAGAAACGCGCCGCCGACCAGCAGCCATCCGAACGCCAACACCCCCCAACCCCATCGGCACAACAGTATCGCTTCTCCGTGCCATGCGGTGCGAGCATACCACGCTGCAACTATCCAGCACGGAAGGGCAGAAGCCCCCTCATACACGCGGGGCGCCACCCATCCTGCCAAATAGGCGACGGTGACAATAGCACCATACACCAAGATCGTGATCGTCAGCCTTTTCACGCTTTCCCTCCGCCCCGTGACAAGGAGTGACGCTGGGGCGTGGACAGGCACCACTTGACTTTTGCGGTGGTCGTGGTGGAGCCGCCGGGATTTGAACCCGGGACCTCCTGAATGCCATTCAGGCGCGCTCCCACTGCGCCACGGCCCCACCAATAGGATGGTAGGCAAGAATTTTAACACACGGATACCGAGAACGCCTGACGGTCCACCCAATAGGCTGCCAGCGCTTCGCGCCAATGGCGCAGGGGCGGCAACCCCGCAGACAGCAACCGCACGCTCACCAGCGCCGAAAAAGCAGGACGACGCGCTTTTTGTCCCAAGGTAGCGGTGTCAATCGGCTCTACGACGACTTCCAAGCCTGCCAGTTCCAGCACGGCGACGGCGAATGTGTGCCACGAACAATGCCCGCTGTTGGCGATGTGATACAGCCCGAACTTTTCCGCAGCCGCCAAGCGAACCAGGTGCGCCGCCAAATCGCGGGCGTAAGTCGGGCTGGTCACTTGGTCAGCGACGACGCGCAACGGTGTGCCTGCGCGCGCTTGCGCTAAGATGCGTTCTATGAAATTGCCCCCTTTGGCACGGCTCCCTCGCAACCCGTAAAGTCCTGCGGTGCGGACAACGATATGGCGCGGGCAATACGCCCGCACAAAAAACTCCCCCAGTAACTTCGTCGCCCCGTAAACGCTCAAGGGGCATGGGACATCCAACTCCGTGTAGGGGGCTCCTTTGCGCCCATCAAACACATAATCGGTGCTGATGTGCACCAAAGTTGCGTCCAAGTCAGCGCACAGTCGTGCCAAGTAGAGCGCTGCCGCCGCGTTGACCCGCCACGCTTCTTCCGGCGCGTCTTCGGCATCGTCCACCCGCACAAACGCGGCGCAATTGAACACGACGCGCGGGCGCAAGCTCCGCAGTGTCACGGCGACGCGGGATACATCGGTGATGTCCAAATCGGCATGGGTCAACGCGGCGACGGTGTCAGGCGGCAGTTGCGCCACTACCGCGCTGCCCAGTTGTCCGTTGGCGCCCAAAACGACAAACTCCGGCATCGCACCTCACCCTAAGCGTTCCCACAACTGACGCGTTAGGCTCTCCACAAGCTCGTCTGGCACCTTGCCGCTGCCTTTGCGGACGACATAAAACGCGTCTTCGGCTGTCTCCCGCCAAGTCACAATTTTTGCCGTTTGAATATCTAACCCCAAAGCAGCGATCTCACGGGTAAGCCGATAGAGCAACCCTTTGCGGTCGCGGGCAACGATGTGGACGACCGTGTGGGACTCCGAGATGTCGTTGCGCATGGTAATCGCGCGCACCTGCACGGGGACGCTGATCGGCTTGCCGCACCGCTGCAGT encodes:
- the rpmE gene encoding 50S ribosomal protein L31 produces the protein MKAGIHPEYVECTVVCACGNTWKTRSTKPVLHVEVCSACHPYYQGQSAERRFVDTMGRIEKFERRRSIAQQRTAQTAETETRSRRRRS
- the rmlD gene encoding dTDP-4-dehydrorhamnose reductase, with protein sequence MPEFVVLGANGQLGSAVVAQLPPDTVAALTHADLDITDVSRVAVTLRSLRPRVVFNCAAFVRVDDAEDAPEEAWRVNAAAALYLARLCADLDATLVHISTDYVFDGRKGAPYTELDVPCPLSVYGATKLLGEFFVRAYCPRHIVVRTAGLYGLRGSRAKGGNFIERILAQARAGTPLRVVADQVTSPTYARDLAAHLVRLAAAEKFGLYHIANSGHCSWHTFAVAVLELAGLEVVVEPIDTATLGQKARRPAFSALVSVRLLSAGLPPLRHWREALAAYWVDRQAFSVSVC